In Herbaspirillum sp. WKF16, one genomic interval encodes:
- a CDS encoding DUF6587 family protein — protein MSALWWQYAVIATLVAASLLYMLRKLAPSAAWRWQAHFAAWLLHRRSTRWQALGRHLLPPPSAGGCGGGACDGCGDSGDAMPPAEQKITFHRRR, from the coding sequence ATGAGCGCGCTGTGGTGGCAATACGCGGTGATCGCGACGCTGGTGGCGGCCAGCCTGCTGTACATGCTGCGCAAGCTGGCGCCATCGGCCGCATGGCGCTGGCAGGCGCATTTCGCGGCGTGGCTGCTGCACCGCCGTTCGACACGCTGGCAGGCGCTGGGACGCCACCTGCTGCCGCCGCCCAGCGCGGGCGGTTGCGGCGGGGGAGCCTGCGATGGTTGCGGCGACTCCGGCGACGCCATGCCGCCGGCGGAGCAGAAAATCACCTTCCATCGTCGCCGCTGA
- a CDS encoding RraA family protein produces MAAPAPTVSTVSVPPFQINPVHAPAAADVIAALQDIVVSHLSDNLQRLCGMGGLRRIHGSKKLVGTAVTVKTRPGDNLLIYKALMMMQPGHVLVVDGGGEASNALVGELIMLYAQQRGCAGFVLDAAVRDTAAFAEADFPCYARSVSHRGPYKNGPGHINVPVAIGGQVVSPGDIVVGDEDGLVSFPQAQAESLIAAARKTQSYEDAIKAEIANGRVEQEWLARVLSPFGL; encoded by the coding sequence ATGGCGGCCCCTGCCCCCACTGTTTCCACTGTTTCCGTTCCGCCTTTCCAGATCAATCCCGTCCACGCGCCGGCCGCGGCCGACGTCATCGCCGCGCTGCAGGACATCGTGGTCTCGCACCTCTCCGACAATCTGCAGCGCCTGTGCGGCATGGGCGGCCTGCGCCGCATCCACGGCAGCAAGAAGCTGGTCGGCACCGCCGTCACGGTCAAGACCCGTCCCGGCGACAACCTGCTGATCTACAAGGCCCTGATGATGATGCAGCCGGGCCACGTGCTGGTGGTCGACGGCGGCGGCGAGGCCAGCAATGCGCTGGTGGGTGAACTGATCATGCTGTACGCGCAGCAGCGCGGCTGCGCCGGTTTCGTGCTGGACGCCGCGGTGCGCGACACCGCGGCGTTCGCCGAGGCTGACTTCCCGTGCTACGCGCGCTCGGTGTCGCATCGCGGTCCCTACAAGAACGGCCCCGGCCACATCAACGTGCCGGTCGCCATCGGCGGCCAGGTGGTCAGCCCGGGCGACATCGTGGTCGGCGACGAAGACGGCCTGGTCTCGTTCCCGCAGGCGCAGGCCGAGTCGCTGATCGCCGCGGCGCGCAAGACCCAGTCCTACGAGGACGCGATCAAGGCCGAGATCGCCAACGGCCGCGTCGAGCAGGAGTGGCTCGCGCGCGTGCTCTCGCCGTTCGGCCTGTAA
- a CDS encoding pyridoxal phosphate-dependent aminotransferase, translating into MAAKARVDALRAEGRSIVDFSIGEPDFPTPPHIVAAGVAALNAGQTRYTAATGTPALRRAIAAKLERENSLSYAIEQIVVGIGAKHIIYNAFAATLNTGDEVIIPTPFWVSYPDMVALNGGTPVIVACDESAGFKLTAAALERSITPRTRWLVLNTPNNPSGAVYSAAELKALCEVLMRHPQVWVMTDEIYEHFVYRGARHVSPLQVEPALAERTLVINGVSKAYAMTGWRIGYGAGPLPLMKAIALLITQSTTCASGASQAAAVEALSGPQQCVAEGAALFAQRSERIVALVNAIDGIRCLAPDGAFYIFPGVQGLLGRLTPQGKTLGNDVDVMMYLLEQAGVATIDGTSYGQPGHLRISFATSMEQIEEGCARIAEAVAALKQEA; encoded by the coding sequence ATGGCCGCCAAGGCTCGCGTCGACGCCTTGCGCGCCGAAGGCCGCAGCATCGTCGACTTCAGCATCGGCGAGCCAGACTTCCCCACGCCGCCGCACATCGTGGCCGCCGGCGTGGCCGCCCTGAACGCCGGCCAGACGCGCTACACCGCGGCCACCGGTACGCCGGCGCTGCGCCGCGCCATCGCCGCCAAGCTGGAGCGCGAGAACTCGCTTTCGTATGCGATCGAGCAGATCGTGGTCGGCATCGGCGCCAAGCACATCATTTACAATGCGTTCGCCGCGACGCTCAACACCGGCGACGAGGTGATCATCCCGACGCCGTTCTGGGTGTCCTATCCGGACATGGTGGCGCTCAACGGCGGCACGCCGGTGATCGTCGCGTGCGACGAAAGCGCCGGCTTCAAGCTGACCGCCGCCGCGCTCGAGCGCAGCATCACGCCGCGCACCCGCTGGCTGGTGCTCAATACGCCCAACAATCCCAGCGGCGCGGTTTATTCCGCAGCCGAACTGAAGGCCTTGTGCGAGGTGCTGATGCGTCATCCGCAGGTGTGGGTGATGACCGACGAGATCTATGAGCATTTCGTCTATCGCGGCGCGCGGCACGTGTCTCCGCTGCAGGTCGAGCCGGCGCTGGCCGAACGCACGCTGGTGATCAACGGCGTCTCCAAGGCCTATGCCATGACCGGCTGGCGCATCGGCTACGGCGCCGGACCGCTGCCGTTGATGAAGGCGATCGCGCTGCTGATCACGCAAAGCACCACCTGCGCCTCCGGCGCCAGCCAGGCGGCGGCGGTGGAGGCCTTGTCCGGTCCCCAGCAATGCGTGGCCGAGGGCGCGGCGCTGTTCGCGCAGCGCAGCGAGCGCATCGTCGCGCTGGTCAACGCCATCGACGGCATCCGCTGCCTGGCGCCGGACGGCGCCTTCTACATCTTCCCGGGCGTGCAAGGCCTGCTGGGCCGCCTCACGCCGCAGGGCAAGACGCTCGGCAATGACGTCGACGTCATGATGTACCTGCTGGAGCAGGCCGGCGTAGCCACCATCGACGGCACGTCCTATGGGCAACCGGGCCACCTGCGCATCTCCTTCGCCACCTCGATGGAGCAGATCGAAGAGGGGTGCGCGCGCATCGCCGAGGCGGTGGCGGCGCTGAAGCAAGAAGCATAA
- a CDS encoding ABC transporter substrate-binding protein: MTQLKKTILAAALLAASFSAAADQLADIKQKGTLVCGTLGTAEPFSFPNAQTREIQGYDVDFCKAIAKNLGVKLELKMISVAARIPELQQNRVDIVIANLGWTAERAEQIAYSDAYYASPQKVAVKRSSGYKSPSELGGKRVSATKGSTSELAVRKAIPSASVTTFQDPPAAFLAMQQGKVEGFAVSELMLSKFQAQVESSSPIDILNPPLINELWGVGMRKEEAGLIKQVNATLEGMEKSGEAQQVFDKWFGSSTQYKLKRDFRIEPIKG, encoded by the coding sequence ATGACGCAACTTAAGAAAACCATTCTGGCCGCGGCGCTGCTGGCCGCAAGCTTCTCGGCCGCCGCCGACCAGCTGGCCGACATCAAGCAGAAGGGCACCCTGGTATGCGGCACGCTGGGCACCGCCGAGCCGTTCAGTTTCCCCAATGCGCAGACGCGCGAGATCCAGGGTTACGACGTGGACTTCTGTAAGGCCATCGCCAAGAACCTGGGCGTGAAGCTGGAGCTGAAGATGATCTCGGTGGCCGCGCGCATTCCCGAGTTGCAGCAGAACCGCGTCGACATCGTGATCGCCAACCTCGGCTGGACGGCCGAGCGCGCCGAGCAGATCGCCTACTCCGACGCCTACTACGCCAGCCCGCAGAAGGTCGCGGTGAAGCGCTCCTCGGGCTACAAGTCGCCTTCCGAACTGGGCGGCAAGCGCGTCTCCGCAACCAAGGGCTCGACCTCGGAGCTGGCCGTGCGCAAGGCCATCCCGAGCGCCTCGGTGACCACCTTCCAGGATCCGCCGGCCGCCTTCCTGGCCATGCAGCAGGGCAAGGTCGAAGGCTTCGCCGTCTCCGAGCTGATGCTCTCGAAGTTCCAGGCCCAGGTCGAAAGCAGCTCGCCGATCGACATCCTGAACCCGCCGCTGATCAACGAACTGTGGGGCGTGGGCATGCGCAAGGAAGAAGCCGGCCTGATCAAGCAGGTCAACGCCACGCTGGAAGGCATGGAAAAATCCGGCGAAGCGCAGCAGGTCTTCGACAAGTGGTTCGGCTCCTCGACCCAGTACAAGCTCAAGCGCGATTTCAGGATCGAGCCGATCAAGGGCTGA
- a CDS encoding amino acid ABC transporter permease, with protein sequence MKLDFSVLLREDYPRMIIEGVITMLKLTAYSWLLAMAVGIVLAVVRMTNNRVAGGVVAGYVEYHQNVPMLVQIFLWYFGVPTLLPDSVQLWFNMHRSDFLFAAIAVGLAMGAYMSEGLRAGIRSIPRSQMEAARALGLSYLKASRLIILPQALRLALPTLVSYSVLLFKNTSLAMVIGVAELTYATREIESQSFHTVEIYLVSTMIYLGISLLIMAAGAALESRYRIKTR encoded by the coding sequence ATGAAACTGGATTTTTCGGTGCTGCTGCGGGAAGACTACCCGCGCATGATCATCGAGGGCGTGATCACCATGCTCAAGCTGACCGCCTATTCCTGGCTGCTGGCCATGGCGGTGGGCATCGTGCTGGCGGTGGTCCGCATGACCAACAACCGGGTGGCCGGCGGCGTCGTCGCCGGCTATGTCGAATACCACCAGAACGTGCCCATGCTGGTGCAGATCTTCCTCTGGTACTTCGGCGTGCCGACCCTGCTGCCGGATTCCGTGCAGCTGTGGTTCAACATGCACCGCAGCGATTTCCTGTTCGCCGCCATCGCCGTCGGCCTGGCCATGGGCGCCTACATGTCGGAGGGCCTGCGCGCCGGCATCCGCTCGATCCCGCGTTCGCAGATGGAGGCGGCCCGCGCGCTCGGGCTGTCCTATCTCAAGGCCTCGCGCCTGATCATCCTGCCGCAGGCGTTGCGCCTGGCGCTGCCCACGCTGGTGAGCTACAGCGTGCTGCTGTTCAAGAACACCAGCCTGGCGATGGTGATCGGCGTGGCCGAGCTGACCTACGCCACGCGCGAGATCGAAAGCCAGTCCTTCCACACCGTGGAAATCTACCTGGTCTCGACCATGATCTACCTCGGCATCTCGCTGCTGATCATGGCCGCCGGCGCGGCGCTGGAAAGCCGCTACCGCATCAAGACGCGCTGA
- a CDS encoding amino acid ABC transporter permease encodes MNDIYDIIRDNWILLLVGQYPHGPLGGLAITLILSVLGLILAFPVSVLLALGRVSPLRVFRLPATVIVYLARGVPLVMFIFWVYFFVPPLIGRTVSGFTTMLITLVIYEAAYLAEVIRAGIEGLPRGQVEASRALGMSYLQTMFKVALPQALYNMLPAMISQFVSNIKETSLGYVISVNELTFAANQINSMLLTKPFPVFILLALIYFVLCFMLTRMARALEKRIAAKRAANPVNPAAQAAPPVAA; translated from the coding sequence ATGAACGACATCTACGACATCATCCGCGACAACTGGATCCTGCTGCTGGTGGGCCAGTATCCACACGGCCCGCTGGGCGGGCTGGCGATCACCCTGATCCTCTCCGTGCTGGGCCTGATCCTGGCGTTTCCGGTCAGCGTGCTGCTGGCGCTGGGACGCGTCTCGCCGCTGCGCGTGTTCCGGCTGCCGGCCACCGTGATCGTGTACCTCGCCCGCGGCGTGCCGCTGGTGATGTTCATCTTCTGGGTCTATTTCTTCGTGCCGCCGCTGATCGGGCGCACGGTGTCCGGCTTCACCACCATGCTCATCACGCTGGTGATCTACGAGGCGGCCTACCTCGCCGAAGTGATCCGCGCCGGCATCGAGGGCTTGCCGCGCGGCCAGGTGGAGGCCTCGCGCGCGCTGGGCATGAGCTACCTGCAGACCATGTTCAAGGTGGCGCTGCCGCAGGCGCTCTACAACATGCTGCCGGCGATGATCAGCCAGTTCGTCTCCAACATCAAGGAGACCTCGCTGGGCTACGTGATCAGCGTCAACGAACTGACCTTCGCCGCCAACCAGATCAACAGCATGCTGCTGACCAAGCCGTTCCCGGTCTTCATCCTGCTGGCCCTGATCTATTTCGTGCTGTGCTTCATGTTGACGCGCATGGCGCGCGCACTGGAGAAGCGCATCGCCGCCAAGCGCGCGGCCAACCCCGTGAACCCGGCGGCGCAGGCGGCGCCCCCGGTTGCGGCCTGA
- a CDS encoding amino acid ABC transporter ATP-binding protein — MISFEDVNKWYGSYHALAEVGAEVAKGEVVVICGPSGSGKSTLIRTVNRLEEIQKGRIVFDGQDIHAPKLDLNHFRSRVGFVFQSFNLFPHLSVLENIMMAPINVLKKKRGEARVRALELLERVGLAAKAEAYPGQLSGGQQQRVAIARALAMDPPAMLFDEPTSALDPEMVGEVLQVMKQLAREGMTMMCVTHEMNFAREVADRVWFMDHGRLVETGTPEQFFSHPQSERARKFLAELRDH; from the coding sequence ATGATTTCATTCGAGGACGTCAACAAGTGGTACGGCAGTTACCATGCGCTGGCCGAAGTCGGCGCCGAGGTTGCCAAGGGCGAGGTGGTGGTGATCTGCGGGCCGTCCGGCTCGGGCAAGTCGACCCTGATCCGTACCGTCAACCGCCTGGAAGAAATCCAGAAGGGCCGCATCGTCTTCGACGGCCAGGATATCCACGCCCCCAAGCTGGACCTGAACCATTTCCGCAGCCGCGTCGGTTTCGTGTTCCAGAGCTTCAACCTGTTCCCGCATCTCTCGGTGCTGGAGAACATCATGATGGCGCCCATCAACGTGCTCAAGAAAAAGCGCGGCGAGGCCCGCGTGCGGGCGCTGGAGCTGCTCGAGCGCGTCGGCCTGGCGGCCAAGGCCGAGGCCTATCCCGGCCAGCTGTCGGGCGGCCAGCAGCAGCGCGTGGCGATCGCCCGCGCGCTGGCCATGGACCCGCCGGCCATGCTGTTCGACGAGCCGACTTCGGCGCTCGACCCAGAGATGGTGGGCGAGGTGCTGCAGGTGATGAAGCAGTTGGCGCGCGAGGGCATGACCATGATGTGCGTCACCCATGAGATGAACTTCGCCCGCGAGGTGGCCGACCGCGTCTGGTTCATGGACCACGGCAGGCTGGTCGAGACCGGCACGCCGGAGCAGTTCTTCAGCCATCCGCAAAGCGAGCGCGCGCGCAAGTTCCTGGCCGAACTGCGCGATCACTGA
- a CDS encoding methyl-accepting chemotaxis protein codes for MKWNDVRVSVRLSACIAGLLAAMLSMAAGTQYATLRAMEAAQDSVRDYDQRIVTAVRWLGAAELTSERMVGALNTSDGDLAMRYEQEVQAGREQMAALEKEIAARELSDGDRAQLGAIEAARLKLANVAGAATQLSYKGDIGGVQSMVEGELKPAIAAYLGALKKFVGLEEQQRDQVVADAAERNRRLAGAGLIGAALLLALGLAVARLIARSITRPLAHAVAQAERIARGDLSRQEQRGMQRRDEFGQLQQALERMSGGLRTLVAQVRGGVGSVSLASAEIASGNQELAQRTEQAVGNLQVTAASMEEFAGTIAQSTGTARQASQLAAQAAQSATRGGAVMGEVVQRMGQISDASRKIGEITGVIDGIAFQTNILALNAAVEAARAGEQGRGFAVVATEVRTLAQRSATAAREIKELIAASVQTVDAGGQLVQQAGAAMQEIVGDVHRVSGLIGEITAAAAEQNTGIGQVNAALSDLDAMTQQNAALVEQASAAAESLSEQGAELARLVSVFEIDERDAEHRPGPAPAARAPRPSLAAPPAPAIGA; via the coding sequence ATGAAATGGAATGATGTGCGCGTATCCGTGCGCCTGTCGGCCTGCATCGCCGGGCTGCTGGCGGCGATGCTGTCGATGGCGGCGGGCACCCAGTACGCCACGCTGCGGGCGATGGAAGCGGCCCAGGATTCGGTGCGCGACTACGACCAGCGCATCGTCACGGCGGTGCGCTGGCTGGGCGCGGCCGAGCTGACCAGCGAACGCATGGTCGGCGCGCTCAACACCTCCGACGGCGACCTCGCCATGCGTTACGAGCAGGAAGTGCAGGCCGGGCGCGAGCAAATGGCCGCGCTGGAGAAGGAGATCGCCGCGCGTGAACTGAGCGACGGCGACCGCGCCCAACTGGGCGCCATCGAAGCGGCGCGGCTGAAGCTGGCCAATGTCGCCGGCGCCGCCACCCAGCTTTCCTACAAGGGCGACATCGGCGGGGTGCAGTCCATGGTCGAGGGCGAGCTCAAGCCGGCGATCGCCGCCTACCTCGGCGCGCTGAAGAAATTCGTCGGCCTGGAAGAGCAGCAGCGCGACCAGGTGGTGGCCGACGCGGCCGAGCGCAATCGCCGGCTGGCCGGCGCCGGCCTGATCGGCGCGGCGTTGTTGCTGGCACTGGGCCTGGCGGTGGCGCGCCTGATCGCGCGTTCCATCACGCGCCCGCTGGCGCATGCGGTGGCGCAGGCAGAGCGGATCGCGCGCGGCGACCTGTCGCGCCAGGAACAGAGGGGCATGCAGCGGCGCGACGAGTTCGGCCAGCTGCAACAGGCGCTCGAACGCATGTCCGGCGGCTTGCGCACGCTGGTGGCGCAGGTGCGCGGCGGCGTGGGCTCGGTGTCGCTGGCCAGCGCGGAAATCGCCAGCGGCAACCAGGAACTGGCCCAGCGCACCGAGCAGGCGGTGGGCAACCTGCAGGTGACCGCCGCCAGCATGGAGGAATTCGCCGGCACCATCGCGCAGTCGACCGGCACCGCGCGGCAGGCCAGCCAGCTGGCGGCGCAGGCGGCGCAATCGGCCACCCGCGGCGGCGCGGTGATGGGCGAGGTGGTGCAGCGCATGGGACAGATCTCGGACGCCTCGCGCAAGATCGGGGAGATCACCGGAGTGATCGATGGCATCGCCTTCCAGACCAATATCCTGGCCTTGAATGCGGCCGTGGAAGCGGCGCGCGCCGGCGAACAGGGGCGCGGCTTCGCGGTCGTCGCCACCGAGGTGCGCACCCTGGCCCAGCGCAGCGCCACCGCCGCGCGCGAGATCAAGGAGCTGATCGCGGCCTCGGTGCAGACCGTGGACGCCGGCGGCCAACTGGTGCAGCAGGCCGGCGCCGCCATGCAGGAGATCGTCGGCGACGTGCACCGCGTGAGCGGCCTGATCGGCGAAATCACCGCCGCCGCGGCCGAGCAGAACACCGGCATCGGCCAGGTCAACGCGGCGCTGTCCGACCTGGACGCCATGACGCAGCAGAATGCCGCCCTGGTCGAGCAGGCGTCAGCCGCGGCCGAATCGCTGAGCGAGCAGGGCGCGGAACTGGCGCGGCTGGTCAGCGTGTTTGAGATCGACGAACGGGATGCCGAGCATCGCCCCGGACCGGCACCGGCAGCGCGTGCGCCGCGTCCCTCACTGGCGGCCCCGCCGGCGCCCGCCATCGGCGCCTGA
- a CDS encoding winged helix-turn-helix transcriptional regulator, whose protein sequence is MPANKKPAADQRARYAEHCPVGRSLDLVGDRWALLIVRDAFDGLRRFSEFRDSLGVARNILSDRLRKLVDAGILDSVPASDGSAYQEYILTRKGEALLPVVVGLRQWGEQHLFAAGESHSTLVEKKNGRALPRMQPLGSDGKPVAAHQVEVKKAPSPRARPAKAAA, encoded by the coding sequence ATGCCCGCCAACAAGAAACCCGCCGCCGATCAGCGCGCGCGCTACGCCGAACACTGCCCGGTCGGCCGTTCTCTGGACCTGGTCGGCGACCGCTGGGCGCTGCTGATCGTGCGCGACGCCTTCGACGGCCTGCGCCGCTTCAGCGAGTTCCGCGACAGCCTGGGCGTGGCGCGCAACATCCTGTCCGACCGGCTCAGGAAGCTGGTCGACGCCGGCATCCTCGACAGCGTCCCCGCCTCCGACGGCAGCGCCTACCAGGAGTACATCCTGACCAGGAAGGGCGAGGCGCTGCTGCCGGTGGTGGTGGGCCTGCGGCAATGGGGCGAGCAGCACCTGTTTGCCGCCGGAGAGAGCCATTCAACACTGGTGGAGAAGAAAAACGGCCGCGCCTTGCCGCGCATGCAACCGCTGGGAAGCGACGGCAAGCCGGTGGCCGCGCATCAGGTGGAAGTGAAGAAGGCGCCCTCGCCGCGCGCCCGGCCGGCGAAGGCGGCGGCATAA
- a CDS encoding MFS transporter — MPSVPPASPAVSQGQVRPAALARPLVLLFAIAAGISVANVYYAQPLLDALAADFGIATASAGVVVTATQAGSTLALLLLVPLGDLLPRRALMLWQAAALALCLLALAASASVWTLLAGMLAAGMLGTAMTQGLISYAAALSAPSQRGSVLGTVQSGVVIGLLLARVVSGALADLGGWRLVYVCSAALIALLGAALARTLPPSPAPAAVGGYLRLLGSMGGLLRHDRALQLRGVLALLMFAVLNIFWSALVLPLSAPPHSLSHGAIGAFGLVGVIGVLGGARAGSWADRGLAQHATGAALLLLVAAWWPLSFTDTSLWTLAGGILVLDIGAQMIHVTNQSLILRTRPEAHSRMIGCYMMFYAVGSGAGALAGTHMYAYAGWNGVCLLGAAVSLAALCWWAATLKLMPRQVTAA, encoded by the coding sequence ATGCCCTCCGTTCCGCCCGCTTCCCCTGCCGTATCGCAAGGTCAGGTTCGCCCCGCCGCACTCGCTCGTCCGCTGGTCCTGCTGTTTGCCATCGCCGCCGGCATCAGCGTGGCCAACGTCTACTATGCGCAGCCGCTGCTGGATGCCCTGGCGGCCGACTTCGGCATCGCCACCGCGTCGGCCGGGGTGGTGGTCACGGCCACCCAGGCCGGTTCCACCCTGGCGCTGCTACTGCTGGTGCCGCTGGGCGACCTGTTGCCGCGCCGCGCGCTGATGCTGTGGCAGGCGGCGGCGCTGGCCCTGTGCCTGCTGGCCCTGGCGGCCAGCGCATCGGTGTGGACGCTGCTGGCGGGCATGCTGGCGGCCGGCATGCTCGGCACGGCCATGACGCAGGGACTGATTTCCTACGCTGCCGCGCTGTCGGCGCCGTCGCAACGCGGCAGCGTGCTGGGCACGGTGCAGTCGGGTGTGGTGATCGGGCTGCTGCTGGCGCGGGTGGTGTCGGGCGCCCTGGCCGACCTGGGCGGCTGGCGCCTGGTCTATGTGTGTTCGGCGGCGCTGATCGCGCTGTTGGGCGCGGCCCTGGCGCGCACCTTGCCGCCCTCGCCCGCGCCGGCCGCGGTCGGCGGTTACCTGCGGCTGCTGGGCTCGATGGGCGGGCTGCTGCGCCATGACCGCGCCTTGCAGCTGCGCGGCGTGCTGGCGCTGCTGATGTTCGCCGTGCTCAACATCTTCTGGAGCGCGCTGGTGCTGCCGCTGTCGGCGCCGCCGCATTCCCTGTCGCACGGCGCCATCGGCGCCTTCGGCCTGGTCGGCGTTATCGGCGTACTGGGCGGCGCGCGCGCCGGCAGCTGGGCCGACCGCGGCCTGGCCCAGCACGCCACCGGCGCGGCGTTATTGCTGCTGGTGGCGGCATGGTGGCCGCTGTCTTTCACCGATACCAGCTTGTGGACGCTGGCCGGCGGCATCCTGGTGCTGGACATCGGCGCGCAGATGATCCACGTCACCAACCAGAGCCTGATCCTGCGTACCCGCCCGGAGGCGCACAGCCGCATGATCGGCTGCTACATGATGTTCTATGCGGTCGGCAGCGGCGCCGGCGCGCTGGCGGGGACGCACATGTACGCCTATGCAGGATGGAACGGCGTGTGCCTGTTGGGCGCCGCCGTCAGCCTGGCCGCGCTGTGCTGGTGGGCGGCTACCTTGAAGCTGATGCCGCGCCAGGTAACGGCGGCGTAA
- a CDS encoding threonine ammonia-lyase, translated as MTTLNDIEAAARRLQGQILETPCVESRTLSQIVGAQVFLKFENLQFTASFKERGACNKMVDVAASPDGSRGVVAMSAGNHAQGVAYHAQRLGLAATIVMPRFTPGVKIERTRGFGANVVLHGDTLEAARAHAYELAEKEKLTFVHPYDDEAIIAGQGTVALEMLKAVPDLDTLVVAIGGGGLLAGMAVAARAIKPEIDIVGVQTRRFPTMFNAVKGTDHPVGASTIAEGIAVGTPGTLTRAVIAREVNDLLLVDEGDIEQAVLMLLEIEKTLVEGAGAAGLAALVRYPDRFRGKRVGLVLSGGNIDPLLLTAIIERGMVRAGRLARVKVSSRDVPGTLAKITGIVAEAGANIDEVHHQRAFTLLAAQNVDIELVLQTRGRPHLAQVLQALRAAGFEAEELH; from the coding sequence ATGACTACACTCAATGACATCGAAGCAGCCGCCCGCCGGCTGCAAGGCCAGATCCTGGAGACGCCCTGCGTGGAGTCGCGCACGCTGTCGCAGATCGTCGGCGCCCAGGTATTCCTCAAGTTCGAGAACCTGCAGTTCACCGCCTCCTTCAAGGAGCGCGGCGCCTGCAACAAGATGGTCGACGTCGCCGCCAGTCCCGACGGCAGCCGCGGCGTGGTCGCCATGTCGGCCGGCAACCATGCCCAGGGCGTGGCTTACCACGCGCAGCGCCTGGGCCTGGCGGCCACCATCGTCATGCCGCGCTTCACGCCGGGCGTGAAGATCGAGCGCACGCGCGGCTTCGGCGCCAACGTCGTGCTGCACGGCGACACGCTGGAAGCGGCGCGCGCCCACGCCTACGAACTGGCGGAGAAAGAGAAGCTCACCTTCGTCCATCCCTACGACGACGAGGCCATCATCGCCGGCCAGGGCACGGTGGCGCTGGAGATGCTCAAGGCGGTGCCCGACCTCGACACGCTGGTAGTGGCCATCGGCGGCGGCGGCCTGCTGGCCGGCATGGCGGTGGCCGCGCGCGCCATCAAGCCGGAGATCGATATCGTCGGCGTGCAGACGCGCCGCTTCCCCACCATGTTCAACGCGGTCAAGGGCACCGACCATCCGGTCGGCGCCAGCACCATCGCCGAGGGCATCGCGGTCGGCACGCCGGGCACGCTGACGCGCGCGGTCATCGCGCGCGAGGTCAACGACCTGCTGCTGGTGGACGAAGGCGACATCGAGCAAGCCGTGCTGATGCTGCTGGAAATCGAGAAGACCCTGGTGGAGGGCGCCGGCGCCGCCGGGCTGGCGGCGCTGGTGCGCTACCCCGACCGCTTCCGCGGCAAGCGCGTGGGCCTGGTGCTCTCGGGCGGCAATATCGATCCGTTGCTGCTGACGGCCATCATCGAGCGCGGCATGGTGCGCGCCGGCCGCCTGGCGCGCGTCAAGGTCAGCTCGCGCGACGTGCCGGGCACCCTGGCCAAGATCACGGGCATCGTCGCCGAGGCCGGCGCCAACATCGACGAGGTCCACCACCAGCGCGCCTTCACCTTGCTGGCGGCGCAGAACGTGGATATCGAACTGGTGCTGCAGACGCGCGGCCGGCCGCACCTGGCGCAGGTGCTGCAAGCCTTGCGCGCGGCAGGGTTCGAGGCCGAAGAGCTGCACTAG
- a CDS encoding flavin reductase family protein yields MPRAARLPARQDFPVHQIRRYLEPGPIVLVSSAYRKQRNIMTMGWHTVMEFAPSLLGCVIAAGNHSFELIRKSRECVINLPTVGLIDQVVGIGNCSGAEVDKFERFGLTALPAAEVGAPLIGECHASFECRLHDGRLIGKYNYFIFEVVRAHVARTPKNPKTVHYKGGGEFMVAGQVISRRSKFRGEYL; encoded by the coding sequence ATGCCCCGCGCCGCCCGCCTGCCCGCCAGGCAGGACTTTCCGGTCCACCAGATCCGCCGCTATCTGGAGCCCGGCCCCATCGTGCTGGTGTCGTCGGCCTACCGCAAGCAACGCAACATCATGACCATGGGCTGGCATACCGTCATGGAGTTCGCGCCGTCGCTGCTGGGCTGCGTCATCGCGGCCGGCAACCATAGCTTCGAACTGATTCGCAAGAGCCGCGAATGCGTGATCAACCTGCCCACGGTCGGGCTGATCGACCAGGTGGTGGGCATCGGAAACTGTAGCGGCGCCGAGGTCGACAAGTTCGAGCGCTTCGGGCTGACGGCGCTGCCGGCCGCGGAGGTCGGCGCGCCGCTGATCGGCGAGTGCCACGCCAGCTTCGAGTGCCGGCTGCACGACGGCAGGCTCATCGGCAAGTACAACTATTTCATCTTCGAGGTGGTGCGGGCGCACGTGGCGCGCACGCCGAAGAACCCGAAGACGGTGCACTACAAGGGCGGCGGCGAATTCATGGTGGCGGGACAGGTCATCAGCCGCCGCTCGAAGTTCCGCGGCGAATACCTGTAG